The proteins below come from a single Acidovorax sp. NCPPB 4044 genomic window:
- a CDS encoding Bug family tripartite tricarboxylate transporter substrate binding protein, whose amino-acid sequence MQRRDLLKALTATAMLPAANSSLAAPVDQAKMLVGYVPGTATDGLARLLGERMRGDYANNFVVENRAGASGQLALGVVKSAPPDGKTILVSPIMTLVVVPHTFSKVSFDPFKDLVPIGNSVTTDFVLVVGPAVPESVKTLQHFAAWCKANPAKSTYATGATGTKVHFSGVRFAQSAGFNFTHAGYTSNSTALTDTASGNVPAYIGSVSTVLPFLDRVRVIGVMGARRSRFLPEVPTFVESGYKDMVIDEAISLYLPARTPQDAVQRMHAAMVKALSTPEAARTLTTLGLEATPSSQAEMAAKIKTEYEQWGRFVKELGFKQDS is encoded by the coding sequence ATGCAACGCCGTGACCTGCTCAAGGCCCTGACCGCAACAGCAATGTTGCCGGCCGCTAACTCTTCTCTTGCCGCACCGGTCGATCAGGCCAAGATGCTGGTCGGCTATGTGCCTGGGACCGCTACCGATGGCCTGGCACGGCTACTGGGTGAGCGTATGCGCGGGGACTACGCTAACAATTTTGTCGTCGAGAACCGTGCTGGAGCCAGTGGCCAGTTGGCGCTTGGCGTAGTCAAGTCAGCGCCCCCGGATGGCAAGACCATCCTGGTCAGCCCCATCATGACTCTAGTGGTCGTTCCGCACACTTTCAGCAAGGTAAGTTTCGATCCGTTCAAGGATCTGGTTCCCATCGGCAACAGCGTGACCACCGATTTCGTTCTGGTGGTCGGCCCGGCTGTGCCGGAATCCGTGAAGACGCTGCAGCATTTCGCGGCCTGGTGCAAGGCCAACCCGGCCAAGTCCACCTATGCAACCGGCGCTACCGGCACCAAGGTTCACTTCTCCGGCGTGCGCTTTGCGCAGTCGGCGGGCTTCAACTTCACGCACGCGGGGTACACCAGCAACAGCACGGCGCTCACAGATACCGCCTCTGGCAATGTGCCGGCCTATATTGGTTCGGTATCCACGGTGCTGCCCTTCCTCGACCGGGTACGCGTGATTGGCGTCATGGGCGCTCGGCGCAGCCGCTTCCTCCCCGAGGTACCGACGTTCGTGGAGTCCGGCTACAAAGACATGGTGATTGACGAAGCTATCAGTCTGTACCTGCCGGCGCGCACGCCGCAAGACGCGGTACAGCGAATGCATGCGGCCATGGTTAAAGCCCTGTCCACGCCAGAGGCCGCTAGGACATTGACCACGCTGGGTCTGGAGGCCACCCCGTCATCGCAGGCAGAGATGGCTGCCAAGATCAAGACCGAGTACGAGCAGTGGGGCCGCTTCGTGAAAGAGCTCGGCTTCAAGCAGGACTCCTGA
- a CDS encoding SMP-30/gluconolactonase/LRE family protein: MAPLFAAPPRGVATVFARLPDELRNATAESGWNALQPSGLAAPSFLEGPSFDRDGTLWCVDVVNGRLLTVDERGEFHVELAYEGWPNGLKIHRDGRVFVADHQHGIMVYDRERRRITPLLERWRVERFKAINDLFFARNGDLYFTDQGLTGLHDPTGRLFRLRADGQLDCLLDNVPSPNGLVMDREERTLFLAVTRENAVWRVPLDRQGLPTKVGRFLQLSGGVGPDGLALDTGDGLWVAHAGLGCLWRFSAEGEPLQRIDAPVGKLTTNLAFAPGTADIFVTESTTATILHASVECCGQSMFSHG, from the coding sequence ATGGCACCGCTGTTCGCTGCACCGCCGCGCGGCGTGGCCACAGTGTTTGCAAGGTTGCCCGACGAGCTACGCAACGCCACTGCCGAGTCGGGGTGGAACGCGCTGCAACCATCCGGTCTGGCTGCGCCCTCGTTCCTCGAAGGCCCCAGTTTCGATCGTGATGGCACGCTCTGGTGCGTTGACGTGGTGAACGGTAGGTTGTTGACCGTGGATGAAAGGGGTGAGTTTCACGTTGAACTGGCCTACGAGGGCTGGCCCAACGGGTTGAAAATACATCGTGACGGCCGCGTTTTTGTAGCCGACCATCAACACGGCATCATGGTCTACGACCGCGAACGTCGCCGCATCACGCCGCTGCTGGAGCGCTGGCGTGTGGAACGCTTCAAGGCAATCAACGACCTTTTTTTCGCGCGCAACGGCGACCTTTACTTCACCGACCAGGGCCTGACTGGCCTGCACGATCCCACCGGAAGGCTATTCCGTCTGCGAGCCGATGGGCAATTGGATTGCTTGCTGGACAACGTGCCCAGCCCCAACGGCTTGGTGATGGACCGCGAGGAGCGAACATTGTTCTTGGCCGTCACGCGCGAGAACGCCGTGTGGCGCGTACCGCTTGATCGCCAGGGCCTGCCGACCAAGGTCGGGCGTTTCCTGCAACTGTCCGGCGGCGTGGGGCCTGATGGCTTGGCGCTGGACACCGGCGACGGCCTATGGGTCGCCCATGCCGGACTTGGTTGCTTGTGGCGCTTCTCCGCCGAAGGCGAGCCGCTGCAACGCATCGACGCACCAGTAGGAAAGTTGACCACCAATCTCGCCTTCGCGCCCGGTACCGCCGACATCTTTGTTACTGAATCGACCACCGCCACCATTTTGCACGCCAGCGTCGAATGCTGCGGACAGTCCATGTTCAGCCATGGCTGA
- a CDS encoding Bug family tripartite tricarboxylate transporter substrate binding protein, which translates to MFASRRSILRHSGALAASLIAIPLVRAQGAPFPVKPITLVVPFAPGGNIDIVGRSVAVPLGKILGQSVIVDNRAGGSGSIGTGVVARAAPDGYTLLVATAGQIVTLPQMFKTAYRSDSLKPLGLVSKTHIATIVRKGDQRFKTFQELVAYAKANPGKLNGGHAGAGTPNHLALLQLESALGIQLTMVAYKGMGPALIDLLSGQIDVVGDQVSSSMPHLKAGTLEALAVLGPEREAAFPAVPTLAELKLGNFDMTTYAGILAPGGVPAEIRSRLSDAVRQAAADPAFSATLRELGSAAHGGTAAQFSGLLKDEEAFAARMIQQGRLKAD; encoded by the coding sequence ATGTTCGCCTCTCGTCGATCCATACTGCGTCACAGTGGCGCTCTTGCCGCGAGCCTGATAGCCATACCCCTGGTGCGCGCGCAGGGAGCCCCCTTTCCCGTCAAACCAATAACCCTCGTCGTGCCCTTCGCGCCTGGCGGCAACATCGACATCGTGGGCCGAAGCGTGGCGGTGCCTCTGGGCAAGATCCTGGGACAGTCGGTGATCGTAGACAACCGCGCTGGCGGCAGCGGCTCCATCGGTACTGGCGTGGTGGCGCGTGCCGCGCCGGACGGCTACACGCTGCTGGTGGCCACTGCCGGTCAGATCGTCACGCTTCCACAGATGTTCAAGACTGCCTACCGCAGCGACAGCCTCAAGCCGCTGGGACTGGTGAGCAAGACCCACATTGCCACTATCGTGCGAAAGGGAGATCAACGCTTCAAAACTTTCCAGGAACTGGTGGCTTACGCCAAGGCCAACCCAGGCAAGCTCAACGGCGGGCACGCAGGCGCAGGTACGCCCAACCATCTGGCCCTTCTGCAGTTGGAAAGCGCTCTGGGCATCCAGCTCACCATGGTGGCATACAAGGGAATGGGTCCTGCGCTGATCGACCTGCTGAGTGGCCAGATCGACGTGGTGGGCGACCAAGTGTCCAGTTCCATGCCACATTTGAAGGCCGGCACGCTGGAGGCGCTGGCGGTGCTCGGCCCAGAGCGGGAGGCGGCGTTCCCGGCCGTGCCCACGCTGGCTGAACTCAAGCTGGGCAACTTCGACATGACCACGTACGCCGGCATTCTGGCACCGGGCGGCGTGCCGGCGGAGATCAGGTCCCGCCTGTCGGACGCAGTACGCCAGGCCGCCGCTGACCCTGCCTTCAGCGCCACGTTGCGCGAGCTCGGCAGCGCCGCGCACGGGGGCACGGCTGCGCAGTTTTCCGGATTGCTGAAGGACGAGGAAGCCTTCGCAGCTCGCATGATCCAGCAAGGCCGCCTGAAGGCCGACTGA
- a CDS encoding LysR family transcriptional regulator has translation MTLKQIEAFYWAANLGSFSIAAQRLHVTQSSLSKRIFELEESVGEVLFDRSSKRAHLTEAGQRLVPLAGRMLELREQFQVEVRSSSALSGVCKFGVSELVSLTWLPDFTRLVNQEHPALVLEPYVDLARPLERKVLRGELDFAVAPGPAQQAQVKGSVVGRVDFTWAAAPGRLRKDTLLRKAELESLPIITMTEGSGLTRAIESWAAEQGITLRRNLACNSLMAIVALVLSDTGISFLPDAFLRPWVAQGSLVALKSAPPLPSLNYYFFQRTDDNRVLLDAMHGYVIRTAEFSRTPEHLDPHVKSQKRNNVALK, from the coding sequence ATGACACTCAAGCAGATTGAAGCTTTCTACTGGGCTGCCAACTTGGGCAGTTTCAGCATAGCGGCACAGCGGCTGCATGTTACGCAATCTTCGCTTTCAAAGCGAATTTTCGAGTTGGAGGAGTCTGTAGGTGAGGTACTGTTCGATCGATCTAGTAAACGCGCCCACCTGACAGAGGCTGGTCAGCGTTTGGTGCCGCTGGCAGGCCGCATGCTGGAGTTGCGCGAGCAGTTCCAAGTTGAAGTACGTTCTTCCTCCGCGCTATCGGGAGTGTGCAAATTCGGCGTGAGCGAACTGGTCTCATTGACTTGGCTGCCCGACTTCACGCGGTTGGTAAATCAGGAGCATCCTGCGCTGGTCCTCGAGCCATACGTCGATTTAGCGCGGCCGCTGGAACGCAAGGTGTTGCGCGGTGAACTGGACTTTGCTGTTGCGCCGGGGCCTGCCCAACAGGCGCAGGTCAAAGGCAGCGTCGTCGGACGCGTGGACTTTACCTGGGCCGCGGCTCCCGGTCGACTGCGCAAGGACACCTTGCTTCGTAAGGCCGAACTGGAAAGCCTGCCCATCATTACCATGACTGAAGGTTCCGGGCTCACGCGCGCGATCGAGAGCTGGGCCGCTGAGCAGGGCATCACCCTGCGTCGCAACCTGGCCTGCAACAGCTTGATGGCCATCGTCGCGCTGGTGCTGTCGGATACCGGCATCAGCTTTCTGCCTGACGCCTTCTTGCGCCCCTGGGTCGCCCAGGGCTCGTTGGTTGCCCTCAAGAGTGCGCCACCGTTACCCAGCCTCAACTACTACTTCTTCCAGCGCACCGATGACAACCGCGTGCTGCTGGATGCGATGCATGGTTACGTGATTCGAACGGCGGAGTTCTCGCGTACTCCCGAGCACCTGGATCCTCACGTCAAAAGTCAGAAAAGGAATAACGTTGCATTGAAATAA
- a CDS encoding Bug family tripartite tricarboxylate transporter substrate binding protein — translation MTTSAFKLAALVAAAFSLTQPALAAWPDDKPIEVVVGFAAGGGTDLMARKLLPFVQKRLGPTAQFVVVNKPGAAGEIANAYAKAAKPDGYTLAVINVPGFLFLPMTKKSQYQAEDFTLISRVVDDPTVLVTKSDSPVQTLPGLVAALKSKPGSLTFGHNGVTTNGDLALQLVSREAKVELNAIPYKGTAAQKTDVLGGHLAFGVVSAGEVPELHGNGSGQLKVVAQFGEKRSPALPNVPTASEGGVHVVMSSERGFAAPKGVPANIIKKLDQAIAEAVRDPEFIANASADAPVLAYLSGTQWDKSLEKNRAALQELAKTLPKQ, via the coding sequence TTGACCACTTCCGCATTCAAGCTGGCGGCTCTTGTCGCAGCCGCTTTCTCCCTTACCCAGCCCGCCCTCGCGGCCTGGCCCGACGACAAGCCCATCGAGGTCGTGGTCGGCTTCGCGGCCGGCGGCGGCACCGACCTGATGGCGCGAAAGCTGCTGCCCTTCGTGCAGAAGCGCCTGGGACCCACGGCGCAGTTCGTCGTCGTCAACAAACCTGGTGCCGCTGGCGAGATCGCCAACGCATACGCTAAAGCGGCTAAGCCCGACGGCTACACGCTCGCAGTGATCAACGTGCCGGGCTTCCTGTTTCTTCCGATGACGAAGAAGTCGCAGTACCAAGCAGAGGATTTCACGCTGATATCCCGCGTCGTAGACGATCCCACGGTGCTCGTCACCAAATCCGATAGCCCGGTCCAGACGCTACCCGGGCTCGTAGCAGCACTCAAAAGCAAACCTGGTTCGCTGACTTTTGGCCACAACGGTGTCACGACCAACGGTGACTTGGCATTGCAGCTGGTCTCTCGCGAGGCGAAGGTCGAACTCAATGCCATTCCTTACAAGGGCACGGCGGCTCAGAAGACCGATGTGCTGGGCGGCCACCTGGCCTTCGGCGTCGTTAGCGCTGGCGAGGTGCCTGAGTTGCACGGCAACGGCTCCGGCCAGCTCAAGGTAGTCGCGCAGTTCGGCGAGAAGCGTTCGCCGGCCTTGCCCAACGTGCCCACCGCTTCCGAAGGCGGTGTGCACGTGGTGATGTCCTCTGAGCGCGGTTTCGCGGCGCCCAAGGGCGTGCCGGCGAACATCATCAAGAAGCTGGACCAAGCCATCGCGGAAGCCGTTCGCGACCCCGAGTTCATCGCCAATGCTTCTGCCGATGCGCCAGTGTTGGCGTACTTGAGCGGTACGCAATGGGACAAGTCACTGGAGAAGAACCGCGCTGCGCTCCAGGAACTGGCCAAGACACTGCCCAAGCAATAA